Proteins encoded within one genomic window of Xylophilus sp. GOD-11R:
- a CDS encoding FadR/GntR family transcriptional regulator — MTLVSTSLPERLVQAFSADIAAGRYPVGAKLPTEPALCSHYGVSRTVLREAMARMKSDGLIDTQQGRGSFVLATSARTPFRFEAPSAQSTESILELAELRLGVEGTAAALAATRRTPAQLERLKRCLDDMAEALAAGTSGSEADLEFHRTIAEATGNRHYGMFMAYLRSFYAVAIDVSRSRSARDDGLSQQAQDEHRAVYQAIADGDAAAAEQAIQRHIRSASRRLADQPASAGSSPADAAASSSNQRRKASTSGSLARDSGMTNQ, encoded by the coding sequence ATGACCCTCGTTTCCACCTCCCTGCCGGAACGGCTGGTGCAGGCTTTTTCGGCAGACATCGCCGCCGGCCGATACCCCGTCGGCGCGAAACTGCCGACCGAGCCCGCGCTCTGCAGCCATTACGGCGTTAGCCGCACCGTGTTGCGCGAGGCGATGGCGCGCATGAAATCCGACGGTCTGATCGATACCCAGCAGGGGCGCGGCAGCTTCGTGCTGGCGACTTCGGCGCGCACGCCGTTCCGCTTCGAGGCACCGTCGGCGCAATCGACCGAAAGCATCCTGGAGCTGGCCGAGCTGCGTCTGGGCGTTGAAGGGACGGCGGCCGCCCTGGCCGCCACACGTCGCACGCCGGCGCAGCTGGAACGACTCAAGCGTTGCCTCGACGACATGGCCGAGGCGCTGGCCGCCGGCACCAGCGGCAGCGAGGCCGACCTGGAGTTTCACCGCACCATCGCCGAGGCCACCGGCAACCGCCACTACGGCATGTTCATGGCCTATCTGCGCAGCTTCTATGCGGTGGCGATCGACGTGTCGCGCAGCCGCAGCGCACGCGACGATGGCCTGTCCCAGCAGGCGCAGGACGAACACCGGGCGGTGTACCAGGCCATCGCCGACGGTGACGCGGCGGCGGCCGAACAGGCGATTCAGCGCCACATCCGTTCCGCGTCCCGGCGGCTGGCCGATCAGCCGGCGTCGGCGGGGTCGTCACCGGCCGATGCGGCGGCTTCGTCCAGCAACCAGCGCCGGAAAGCCAGCACCAGCGGCTCGCT